In the genome of Aquipuribacter hungaricus, one region contains:
- a CDS encoding inorganic diphosphatase yields the protein MEFDVTVEVPKGQRNKYEVDHASGRIRLDRMLFTATRYPADYGFIEGTLGEDGDPLDALVLLDEPTFPGCLIACRAIGMFRMRDEAGGDDKVLCVSANDVRMAHIRELTDVADFHRLEIQHFFETYKDLEPGKSVEGAHWAGREQAEREINRSVVRAREAGYSTSH from the coding sequence ATGGAGTTCGACGTCACGGTCGAGGTGCCCAAGGGGCAGCGCAACAAGTACGAGGTCGACCACGCCTCCGGCCGGATCCGGCTGGACCGCATGCTCTTCACCGCCACGCGCTACCCGGCCGACTACGGCTTCATCGAGGGCACCCTCGGCGAGGACGGCGACCCGCTGGACGCCCTGGTCCTGCTCGACGAGCCGACCTTCCCCGGCTGCCTCATCGCCTGCCGCGCGATCGGCATGTTCCGGATGCGCGACGAGGCCGGCGGCGACGACAAGGTGCTGTGCGTGTCGGCCAACGACGTCCGCATGGCGCACATCCGCGAGCTGACCGACGTCGCGGACTTCCACCGCCTGGAGATCCAGCACTTCTTCGAGACCTACAAGGACCTCGAGCCCGGCAAGAGCGTCGAGGGCGCCCACTGGGCCGGCCGCGAGCAGGCCGAGCGCGAGATCAACCGCTCCGTGGTCCGGGCCCGCGAGGCCGGGTACTCCACCTCGCACTGA